A genome region from Streptomyces pratensis includes the following:
- a CDS encoding metallopeptidase family protein, whose translation MDSPVPPLPSEPRPRRRDRHGRGMRGPVAPPQVPLSVSRAESFRDLVQDSVERLERRWPQLADVDFLVLDVPGSLEETVPLGRALSAAKGQPAQIVVYRRPLEIRTKSRDERALLVHEVVVEQVAELLGLSPESVDPRYGQD comes from the coding sequence ATGGACAGTCCCGTACCGCCCCTCCCGTCCGAGCCACGGCCCCGCCGCCGCGACCGCCATGGCCGCGGTATGCGCGGACCGGTCGCCCCGCCCCAGGTGCCGCTGTCCGTCAGCAGGGCGGAGAGCTTCCGCGATCTCGTCCAGGATTCGGTGGAGCGGCTGGAGCGGCGCTGGCCGCAGCTGGCGGACGTCGACTTCCTGGTCCTCGACGTGCCGGGTTCGCTGGAGGAGACCGTGCCGCTGGGACGCGCCCTGTCCGCCGCGAAGGGGCAGCCCGCGCAGATCGTCGTCTACCGCCGGCCGCTCGAGATCCGCACCAAGAGCCGCGACGAGCGCGCTCTGCTGGTGCACGAGGTCGTGGTGGAGCAGGTCGCGGAGCTGCTCGGCCTCTCCCCCGAGTCGGTCGACCCGCGCTACGGGCAGGACTGA
- a CDS encoding L-lactate permease, whose protein sequence is MFVQQLEPVADSLALSALVASLPLVTVLVLLGAVRMKAHRAGLIGLAVAVLVGWLAFGMPVGQTLSAGAQGVLFGLFPIMWIVVNALWVYRMTVRTQHFDILRRSFGRVSDDPRIQALVIAFCFGALLEALAGFGAPVAICSVMLVALGFDPVKAAVVSLVANTAPVAFGAMGTPVVTLAQVTGLPLDDVATVVGRQTPLLALVVPLILVFLVDGKRGLRETWLPALVCGVAFAVAQFAASNYVSAQLADIAAALVGAGALIALPSARRPAAEPVRTAVLTGARSEDLDQEDPRREVLRAYAPYALIVAVFSVAQIPPVKRLLAEATRVFDWPFLDVAGPDGEPVGANVFSLPLLGTGGTLVLLAGLVTAVVLGVRAGTAAREWAATVHELRYAILTVTSVLALAYVMNLSGQAATIGQSVAAAGAGLAFLSPVLGWFGVAVSGSDTSANALFGALQVSAARESGLSPELLAAANSSGGVLGKMISPQNLTIACAAVGLAGREGDLLRKVLPWSLGLLLVMCLVVMAQSTAVLGWMLP, encoded by the coding sequence GTGTTTGTCCAGCAACTCGAACCCGTAGCCGATTCGCTCGCTCTGTCCGCTCTTGTCGCTTCCTTGCCGCTGGTGACCGTTCTGGTGCTGCTCGGCGCCGTCCGCATGAAGGCCCACCGTGCCGGACTCATCGGTCTCGCCGTCGCCGTGCTCGTCGGATGGCTCGCCTTCGGCATGCCCGTCGGGCAGACCCTGTCCGCAGGGGCGCAAGGCGTCCTCTTCGGGCTCTTCCCCATCATGTGGATCGTCGTCAACGCCCTGTGGGTGTACCGGATGACCGTCCGCACCCAGCACTTCGACATCCTGCGACGCTCCTTCGGGCGGGTCTCCGACGATCCCCGCATACAGGCGCTGGTCATCGCCTTCTGCTTCGGCGCGCTCCTGGAGGCGCTGGCCGGCTTCGGCGCACCCGTCGCCATCTGCTCGGTCATGCTCGTCGCACTCGGATTCGACCCGGTGAAGGCCGCCGTCGTCTCCCTGGTCGCCAACACCGCGCCCGTGGCCTTCGGAGCCATGGGCACGCCCGTGGTGACGCTCGCCCAGGTCACCGGGCTGCCCCTGGACGACGTCGCCACGGTCGTCGGCCGCCAGACACCCCTGCTCGCGCTCGTCGTCCCGCTGATCCTGGTCTTCCTGGTAGACGGCAAGAGGGGGCTGCGGGAGACCTGGCTGCCCGCCCTCGTCTGCGGAGTGGCCTTCGCGGTCGCGCAGTTCGCCGCGTCCAACTACGTCTCCGCCCAGCTCGCCGACATCGCGGCGGCCCTGGTGGGCGCGGGCGCGCTGATCGCCCTCCCGAGCGCCCGCAGGCCCGCCGCCGAACCCGTACGCACGGCCGTGCTGACGGGAGCGCGCAGCGAGGACCTGGACCAGGAGGACCCGCGCCGAGAGGTCCTGCGCGCCTATGCCCCGTACGCGCTGATCGTCGCCGTGTTCTCCGTCGCCCAGATCCCGCCCGTCAAGCGGCTGCTCGCCGAGGCCACCCGCGTCTTCGACTGGCCGTTCCTCGATGTCGCGGGACCCGACGGCGAACCGGTCGGAGCCAACGTGTTCTCCCTTCCGCTCCTCGGCACGGGCGGCACCCTGGTCCTGCTCGCCGGCCTGGTCACCGCCGTCGTGCTCGGCGTACGTGCGGGCACCGCCGCGCGGGAGTGGGCGGCCACCGTGCACGAACTGCGCTACGCGATCCTCACCGTGACGTCCGTGCTCGCCCTCGCCTACGTCATGAACCTCTCCGGGCAGGCCGCCACCATCGGGCAGTCCGTCGCCGCGGCGGGTGCCGGACTCGCCTTCCTCTCACCGGTGCTCGGCTGGTTCGGCGTCGCCGTCTCCGGCTCCGACACGTCGGCCAACGCCCTCTTCGGTGCCCTCCAGGTGTCCGCCGCACGGGAGTCGGGCCTTTCGCCGGAGCTCCTCGCCGCCGCCAACAGCTCCGGCGGAGTGCTGGGCAAGATGATCTCCCCGCAGAATCTGACGATCGCCTGCGCGGCCGTCGGACTCGCCGGGCGCGAGGGCGATCTGCTGCGCAAGGTCCTGCCCTGGAGCCTCGGCCTGCTGCTGGTGATGTGCCTCGTCGTGATGGCCCAGAGCACGGCCGTACTGGGCTGGATGCTCCCCTGA
- a CDS encoding SIS domain-containing protein, whose product MLDESLLDAPDALARADRRGLLRGAAEAGARVRTATRHAAEAGIGALAPEGRPRAVLVAGPGTAASGVADLIGALAGASAPVTAIRPTGVAAAAGALRWALPGWAGSVDLLLIATADGSEPGLALLAEQAYRRGCTVVAVAPVRSPLREAVDGVHGLVVPMAAAPHGEYDAETSAAGPGTLWALLTPLLALLDRVGLIDAPPDTLQKVADRLDRTAERCGPAIATYSNPAKTLAAELADSLPLVWTEGEAAGPVGRRFAAVLAELAGRPALVAELPEALPSHGGLLAGAFAAGADPDDFFRDRVDEPEAMRARVVLLRDRPAGGLTASPAARELALSHDTAISELEPEEGSELEALAELLAVTDFAAVYASLASDNRA is encoded by the coding sequence ATGCTCGACGAGTCGCTGCTCGACGCACCGGACGCCCTGGCCCGAGCCGACCGGAGAGGGCTGCTGCGCGGCGCCGCCGAGGCCGGAGCCCGAGTCCGCACCGCCACCCGGCATGCAGCCGAGGCCGGAATCGGCGCCCTGGCCCCCGAAGGCCGGCCACGGGCCGTCCTCGTCGCGGGGCCCGGCACCGCCGCGTCCGGGGTCGCAGACCTGATCGGCGCCCTCGCCGGCGCATCGGCACCCGTCACCGCCATCCGCCCCACCGGGGTCGCGGCGGCGGCCGGAGCGCTGCGCTGGGCACTGCCCGGCTGGGCAGGATCCGTGGACCTGCTGCTCATCGCCACGGCCGACGGTTCGGAACCCGGTCTCGCGCTGCTCGCCGAGCAGGCGTACCGCCGCGGCTGCACCGTCGTCGCCGTCGCACCCGTCCGCTCCCCGCTGCGCGAAGCCGTCGACGGGGTCCACGGACTCGTCGTGCCCATGGCGGCCGCCCCGCACGGTGAGTACGACGCCGAGACCTCTGCTGCGGGACCCGGCACGCTCTGGGCCCTGCTCACCCCGCTGCTCGCCCTGCTGGACAGGGTCGGCCTGATCGACGCGCCCCCGGACACGCTGCAGAAGGTCGCAGACCGCCTCGACCGCACCGCCGAGCGCTGCGGGCCGGCCATCGCGACGTACAGCAACCCGGCCAAGACCCTCGCCGCGGAACTCGCCGACAGCCTGCCCCTCGTCTGGACCGAGGGAGAGGCCGCCGGCCCCGTCGGACGTCGCTTCGCCGCTGTTCTGGCCGAGCTCGCCGGGCGCCCGGCCCTCGTGGCCGAGCTGCCGGAGGCGCTGCCGTCCCACGGAGGACTGCTCGCCGGAGCATTCGCCGCAGGGGCTGACCCCGACGATTTCTTCCGCGACCGGGTGGACGAGCCCGAAGCCATGAGGGCCCGCGTCGTCCTGCTCCGCGACCGGCCCGCCGGCGGCCTGACCGCGAGCCCGGCCGCACGCGAGCTCGCCCTGAGCCACGACACCGCCATCAGCGAACTGGAACCGGAGGAGGGAAGCGAGCTCGAAGCCCTCGCCGAGCTCCTCGCGGTCACCGATTTCGCCGCCGTCTACGCCTCCCTGGCCTCCGACAACCGGGCCTGA
- the manA gene encoding mannose-6-phosphate isomerase, class I translates to MDRLSNTVRPYAWGSTTAIPELLGTAPTGEPQAEMWMGAHPGAPSRLTRAAGEGTLGSGTGEQSLTDVIAAGPERELGTAAVRAFGPRLPFLLKLLAAGAPLSLQVHPDLTQAQQGFEDEERRGVPIDAPHRTYKDANHKPELICALTPFEGLCGFRRPAEAADLISALGVDSLKPYVDLLRARPEDGALREVLTAILTADPDEMAHTVAEAAEAAERLGGAHAPYAQIAHHYPGDPGVLAAMLLNYVQLQPGEAMFLGAGVPHAYLGGLGVEIMANSDNVLRCGLTPKHIDVPELLRIVRFEATEPGILRPEAAPSGEELYETPVDEFRLSRYVLPPGGASVDLTAATPQILLCTAGTPRAGEIALAPGESVFVPADETVEVTGTGTLFRATVVV, encoded by the coding sequence ATGGACCGGCTCTCCAACACCGTGCGCCCCTACGCCTGGGGGTCCACCACAGCCATCCCCGAACTGCTCGGCACAGCCCCGACCGGCGAACCGCAGGCCGAGATGTGGATGGGAGCCCACCCCGGAGCCCCTTCGCGCCTCACCCGCGCAGCCGGTGAGGGGACCCTTGGCTCCGGGACGGGGGAGCAGTCCCTCACGGACGTCATCGCGGCCGGCCCCGAGCGTGAACTCGGTACCGCTGCCGTCCGAGCCTTCGGCCCCCGACTGCCCTTCCTGCTCAAGCTGCTCGCAGCCGGTGCCCCGCTGTCCCTCCAGGTCCACCCCGACCTCACGCAGGCCCAGCAGGGCTTCGAGGACGAGGAGCGCCGGGGCGTCCCCATCGACGCGCCGCACCGCACCTACAAGGACGCCAACCACAAGCCCGAGCTGATCTGCGCGCTCACGCCCTTCGAGGGGCTGTGCGGCTTCCGCAGGCCGGCCGAGGCCGCCGACCTGATATCGGCCCTCGGCGTCGACTCCCTGAAGCCCTACGTCGACCTGCTCCGCGCCCGGCCCGAGGACGGGGCACTGCGTGAGGTCCTCACGGCGATCCTCACCGCCGACCCCGACGAGATGGCTCACACGGTCGCCGAGGCGGCGGAGGCCGCGGAACGGCTCGGCGGCGCCCACGCCCCGTACGCCCAGATCGCGCACCACTACCCCGGCGACCCGGGCGTCCTCGCGGCCATGCTGCTGAACTACGTACAACTCCAGCCCGGCGAAGCGATGTTCCTCGGCGCGGGCGTGCCGCACGCCTACCTCGGGGGCCTGGGTGTCGAGATCATGGCCAACTCCGACAACGTGCTGCGCTGCGGTCTCACCCCCAAGCACATCGACGTGCCCGAACTGCTGCGCATCGTCCGCTTCGAAGCCACCGAGCCCGGCATCCTGCGCCCCGAGGCCGCCCCCAGCGGCGAGGAGCTGTACGAGACGCCGGTCGACGAATTCAGGCTGTCGCGTTACGTCCTGCCGCCCGGTGGCGCCTCCGTCGACCTCACTGCCGCCACCCCGCAGATCCTGCTGTGCACGGCAGGCACTCCGAGGGCGGGGGAGATCGCCCTAGCACCCGGCGAGTCCGTGTTCGTCCCGGCGGACGAAACAGTCGAAGTCACCGGTACGGGAACGCTGTTCCGCGCGACCGTGGTGGTCTGA
- a CDS encoding phosphomannomutase/phosphoglucomutase gives MVADLSQLVKAYDVRGVVPDQWDEPLAELFGAAFVQVTDADAIVIGHDMRPSSPGLAAAFARGATARGADVTLIGLCSTDQLYYASGALDLPGAMFTASHNPARYNGIKLCRAGAAPVGQDTGLTEIRTLVEQWSEHGLPATTATAPGTVTERDTLTDYAAHLLGLVGLDGIRPLKVVVDAGNGMGGHTVPTVFAGLPLDLVPMYFELDGTFPNHEANPLDPKNIVDLQARVLAEGADLGLAFDGDADRCFVVDERGEGVSPSAITALVAARELARNGGKGTVIHNLITSWSVPEVVRESGGTPVRTRVGHSFIKAEMAEHGAIFGGEHSAHYYFRDFWNADTGMLAALHVLAALGGQEGPLSGLLDRYDRYAGSGEINSTVADQAGRLAAIRVAYDKRDDVRFDELDGLTVTGTDWWFNLRASNTEPLLRLNVEARDERTMAAVRDEVLTVVRA, from the coding sequence GTGGTTGCTGACCTGTCGCAGCTCGTGAAGGCGTACGACGTGCGCGGAGTCGTGCCCGACCAGTGGGACGAGCCGCTCGCCGAACTGTTCGGCGCCGCCTTCGTCCAGGTCACCGACGCGGACGCCATCGTGATCGGCCACGACATGCGGCCGTCCTCGCCCGGTCTGGCGGCCGCCTTCGCCCGCGGTGCGACGGCGCGCGGCGCCGACGTCACCCTCATCGGGCTCTGCTCGACGGACCAGCTGTACTACGCGTCCGGGGCGCTGGACCTGCCCGGAGCGATGTTCACGGCCTCGCACAACCCGGCGCGGTACAACGGCATCAAGCTGTGCCGCGCCGGGGCGGCGCCCGTGGGCCAGGACACCGGCCTGACCGAGATCCGCACGCTGGTCGAGCAGTGGTCGGAGCACGGCCTCCCCGCCACCACCGCCACCGCCCCGGGCACGGTCACCGAACGCGACACCCTCACCGACTACGCCGCACACCTGCTGGGCCTCGTCGGCCTCGACGGGATCCGGCCGCTCAAGGTCGTCGTGGACGCGGGCAACGGCATGGGAGGCCACACCGTCCCCACCGTCTTCGCGGGCCTCCCCCTCGACCTCGTACCCATGTACTTCGAGCTCGACGGCACCTTCCCCAACCACGAGGCCAACCCCCTCGACCCGAAGAACATCGTCGACCTTCAGGCCCGTGTCCTGGCCGAGGGCGCCGACCTCGGCCTCGCCTTCGACGGCGACGCGGACCGCTGCTTCGTCGTCGACGAGCGCGGCGAGGGCGTGTCCCCGTCCGCGATCACGGCCCTGGTCGCCGCCCGCGAGCTGGCCCGTAACGGCGGCAAGGGCACCGTCATCCACAACCTGATCACCTCCTGGTCGGTCCCCGAGGTCGTACGCGAGAGCGGCGGAACCCCCGTCCGTACCCGCGTCGGACACTCCTTCATCAAGGCCGAGATGGCCGAGCACGGCGCGATCTTCGGCGGCGAACACTCCGCGCACTACTACTTCCGCGACTTCTGGAACGCCGATACGGGCATGCTCGCCGCCCTCCACGTCCTCGCCGCGCTAGGCGGACAGGAGGGGCCGCTGTCAGGGCTCCTCGACCGCTACGACCGTTACGCGGGATCAGGCGAGATCAACTCCACCGTGGCCGACCAGGCAGGCAGGCTCGCCGCGATCAGGGTGGCGTACGACAAGCGCGACGACGTGCGGTTCGACGAGCTCGACGGACTCACGGTCACCGGCACCGACTGGTGGTTCAACCTCCGCGCCTCCAACACCGAGCCACTGCTGCGTCTGAACGTCGAGGCCCGGGACGAGAGGACGATGGCAGCGGTCCGCGACGAGGTCCTCACGGTCGTCCGCGCGTGA
- a CDS encoding RDD family protein, producing MNELVTGDAVVLGVQPARLPSRALAITIDLAVLLTVFVLLSVGLAVATVTLDEAATAAIAVATFLLVLVGGPVAVETLTHGRSLGKLACGLRVVRDDGGPIRFRHALVRGAMGMVEILGTFGVVGCVASLVSARGRRLGDVFAGTLVVRERVPAGRSFAVPPPPPWLVGRFAQLDLSGVPDGLWLAIRQYLTRMNQLDATVRGSMAERLSTDLAAHTGAPAPQGVPAAAYLAAVVNERQTRDVRRVTAGAGRAGRVPGALPVPVHRAFSGDREVAAWQVGPGTPTVVPPTTTAAEVKGSADGPAPTGFAPPA from the coding sequence ATGAATGAACTCGTGACCGGAGACGCGGTGGTGTTGGGTGTGCAGCCTGCGAGGCTGCCCAGCCGGGCGTTGGCGATCACCATCGATCTTGCGGTGCTTCTGACCGTATTCGTTCTGTTGTCCGTCGGCCTGGCCGTGGCGACCGTGACGCTCGACGAGGCCGCGACCGCCGCCATCGCGGTCGCCACGTTTCTTCTGGTGCTGGTGGGCGGGCCGGTCGCGGTCGAGACGCTGACCCACGGGCGTTCGCTCGGAAAGCTTGCCTGCGGGCTTCGTGTGGTGCGGGACGACGGCGGGCCGATCCGCTTCAGGCACGCGCTCGTGCGGGGAGCGATGGGCATGGTCGAGATTCTGGGAACGTTCGGAGTCGTGGGCTGCGTCGCCTCTCTGGTGTCCGCCCGGGGCCGTCGGCTCGGTGACGTGTTCGCGGGAACGCTGGTCGTACGTGAGCGGGTCCCGGCCGGGCGGTCCTTCGCTGTGCCGCCGCCACCGCCCTGGCTCGTGGGACGTTTCGCGCAGCTGGACCTCTCCGGCGTGCCGGACGGTCTCTGGCTGGCGATTCGGCAGTACCTGACTCGGATGAACCAGCTCGATGCCACGGTGCGCGGGTCCATGGCCGAGCGCTTGTCCACCGACCTTGCCGCGCATACGGGTGCTCCGGCACCGCAGGGCGTTCCGGCGGCCGCCTACCTGGCGGCTGTGGTGAACGAGCGACAGACACGGGACGTCCGGCGGGTGACCGCGGGAGCGGGCCGCGCCGGCAGGGTGCCGGGAGCCCTGCCCGTACCGGTGCACCGGGCGTTCTCCGGTGACCGGGAGGTGGCGGCCTGGCAGGTCGGGCCCGGCACGCCCACGGTGGTTCCCCCAACCACTACGGCGGCCGAGGTCAAGGGCTCGGCAGACGGACCGGCTCCGACAGGATTCGCCCCGCCCGCCTGA
- the ahcY gene encoding adenosylhomocysteinase: MTTAANRQDFKVADLSLAAFGRKEITLAEHEMPGLMSIRKEYTDAQPLAGARITGSLHMTVQTAVLIETLVALGAEVRWASCNIYSTQDHAAAAIAVGPNGTPDAPAGVPVYAWKGETLEEYWWCTEQALTWPNTPTGGPNMILDDGGDATLLVHKGVEFEKAGEAPDPSTADSEEYAYILTLLNRTLGEAPQKWTQLASEIRGVTEETTTGVHRLYEMHRDGTLLFPAINVNDAVTKSKFDNKYGCRHSLIDGINRATDVLIGGKTAVVCGYGDVGKGCAESLRGQGARVIITEIDPICALQAAMDGYQVTTLDDVVETADIFVTTTGNKDIIMASDMARMKHQAIVGNIGHFDNEIDMAGLAKIDGIVKDEVKPQVHTWKFPDGKVLIVLSEGRLLNLGNATGHPSFVMSNSFADQTLAQIELFTKPEAYPTDVYVLPKHLDEKVARLHLDSLGVKLTTLRQEQADYIGVPVDGPYKSDLYRY, from the coding sequence ATGACGACGGCCGCCAATCGCCAGGACTTCAAGGTCGCCGACCTTTCTCTCGCCGCCTTCGGGCGCAAGGAGATCACCCTCGCCGAGCACGAGATGCCCGGCCTGATGTCGATCCGCAAGGAGTACACCGACGCCCAGCCGCTGGCGGGTGCCCGGATCACCGGCTCCCTGCACATGACCGTGCAGACCGCGGTGCTCATCGAGACCCTCGTCGCCCTGGGTGCCGAGGTCCGCTGGGCCTCCTGCAACATCTACTCGACCCAGGACCACGCCGCCGCAGCGATCGCGGTCGGTCCGAACGGCACCCCGGACGCCCCCGCCGGCGTCCCGGTCTACGCCTGGAAGGGCGAGACCCTGGAGGAGTACTGGTGGTGCACGGAGCAGGCCCTGACCTGGCCCAACACCCCCACCGGCGGCCCGAACATGATCCTCGACGACGGTGGTGACGCCACCCTCCTCGTCCACAAGGGCGTCGAGTTCGAGAAGGCCGGCGAGGCCCCGGACCCGTCGACCGCGGACAGCGAGGAGTACGCCTACATCCTCACCCTGCTGAACCGGACCCTCGGCGAGGCACCGCAGAAGTGGACCCAGCTGGCGTCCGAGATCCGCGGCGTGACCGAGGAGACCACGACCGGTGTGCACCGGCTGTACGAGATGCACCGCGACGGCACCCTCCTTTTCCCGGCGATCAACGTCAACGACGCGGTCACCAAGTCGAAGTTCGACAACAAGTACGGCTGCCGCCACTCGCTGATCGACGGCATCAACCGCGCCACCGACGTCCTGATCGGCGGCAAGACCGCCGTCGTCTGCGGCTACGGCGACGTGGGCAAGGGCTGCGCCGAATCCCTCCGCGGCCAGGGCGCCCGGGTGATCATCACGGAGATCGACCCGATCTGCGCCCTGCAGGCAGCGATGGACGGTTACCAGGTCACGACGCTGGACGACGTGGTGGAGACCGCGGACATCTTCGTCACGACGACGGGCAACAAGGACATCATCATGGCCTCCGACATGGCCCGGATGAAGCACCAGGCGATCGTCGGCAACATCGGCCACTTCGACAACGAGATCGACATGGCCGGCCTGGCGAAGATCGACGGCATCGTCAAGGACGAGGTCAAGCCGCAGGTCCACACCTGGAAGTTCCCGGACGGCAAGGTCCTGATCGTGCTGTCCGAGGGCCGTCTGCTGAACCTCGGCAACGCCACCGGTCACCCCTCGTTCGTCATGTCCAACTCGTTCGCGGACCAGACCCTGGCCCAGATCGAGCTGTTCACGAAGCCCGAGGCGTACCCGACCGATGTCTACGTGCTGCCGAAGCACCTGGACGAGAAGGTCGCCCGGCTCCACCTCGACTCGCTGGGCGTGAAGCTCACGACCCTGCGCCAGGAGCAGGCCGACTACATCGGCGTCCCGGTCGACGGCCCGTACAAGTCGGACCTCTACCGCTACTGA
- a CDS encoding Trm112 family protein: protein MPLEAGLLQILACPACHAGLDDRSAAESPELVCTGTDCGLAYPVRDGIPVLLVDEARRPA from the coding sequence ATGCCGCTCGAAGCCGGCCTTCTGCAGATCCTCGCCTGCCCGGCCTGCCACGCAGGGCTCGACGACCGGTCCGCAGCCGAGAGTCCCGAGCTGGTCTGCACCGGCACGGACTGCGGTCTCGCCTACCCGGTACGTGACGGCATCCCGGTACTCCTCGTCGACGAGGCCCGCCGCCCCGCGTAA
- a CDS encoding DUF3499 domain-containing protein, whose amino-acid sequence MSPVRRCSRTACGRPAVATLTYVYADSTAVLGPLATYAEPHCYDLCAEHGERLTAPRGWEVVRLSDPSAPTRPSGDDLEALANAVREAARPQDRPQGGRGPRAADPVEVARRGHLRVLRSPDS is encoded by the coding sequence GTGAGCCCTGTACGTCGCTGTTCGCGAACTGCGTGCGGCCGTCCCGCCGTCGCGACACTGACGTACGTCTATGCCGACTCGACCGCGGTCCTCGGCCCGCTCGCCACCTATGCCGAGCCCCACTGCTACGACCTCTGCGCCGAGCACGGTGAACGGCTCACCGCGCCGCGCGGCTGGGAAGTCGTCCGGCTCTCCGACCCGTCGGCTCCCACCCGCCCCAGCGGTGACGATCTCGAAGCGCTCGCCAACGCCGTGCGTGAGGCGGCCCGGCCCCAGGACCGGCCGCAGGGCGGCAGGGGACCACGAGCGGCGGACCCGGTGGAGGTCGCGCGCCGGGGGCATCTCCGGGTGCTGCGCTCGCCGGACTCCTGA
- a CDS encoding cation diffusion facilitator family transporter, whose protein sequence is MSASGGTKAIVAALAANLAIAVAKFVAFLFSGSSSMLAESVHSLADSGNQGLLLLGGKKAQREATPQHPFGYGRERYIYAFLVSIVLFSVGGMFAIYEGYEKIKHPHEIEAWYWPVGVLVFAIIAESFSFRTAIAESNATRGKLSWTQFVRRAKAPELPVVLLEDLGALVGLILALGGVGLALGTGNGVWDGIGTLCIGILLIVIAIVLAAETKSLLLGEAAGVEDVEKIQAAVVDGDTVTRIIHMRTLHLGPEELLVAAKIAVRAEESAAEVAEAINAAENRIRDAVPIARVIYLEPDIYDEAAAAAGSNPGKAPAGPGSPDAPAGSGH, encoded by the coding sequence ATGAGCGCGTCAGGCGGAACCAAGGCGATCGTGGCGGCTCTAGCCGCCAACCTCGCGATCGCAGTGGCCAAATTCGTGGCGTTCCTCTTCAGTGGCTCGTCGTCGATGCTGGCGGAGAGCGTCCACTCGCTGGCGGACTCGGGCAACCAGGGACTCCTGCTGCTCGGTGGCAAGAAGGCCCAGCGGGAGGCGACGCCTCAGCACCCCTTCGGGTACGGGCGCGAACGCTACATCTACGCCTTCCTCGTCTCCATCGTCCTGTTCTCGGTCGGTGGCATGTTCGCGATCTACGAGGGCTACGAGAAGATCAAACACCCGCACGAGATCGAGGCCTGGTACTGGCCGGTCGGTGTGCTGGTCTTCGCGATCATCGCCGAGAGCTTCTCCTTCCGTACGGCCATCGCCGAGTCCAACGCGACGCGCGGCAAGCTGTCCTGGACACAGTTCGTCCGCCGGGCCAAGGCCCCCGAACTTCCCGTCGTCCTCCTCGAGGACCTCGGCGCGCTCGTCGGTCTGATCCTGGCCCTCGGCGGCGTCGGACTGGCGCTGGGCACCGGCAACGGTGTGTGGGACGGCATCGGCACCCTGTGCATCGGCATCCTGCTGATCGTGATCGCGATCGTTCTCGCCGCCGAGACGAAGTCGCTGCTCCTCGGTGAGGCGGCCGGCGTCGAGGACGTCGAGAAGATCCAGGCCGCGGTTGTCGACGGCGACACCGTCACCCGCATCATCCACATGCGCACGCTCCACCTCGGCCCCGAGGAGCTGCTGGTGGCCGCCAAGATCGCGGTGCGGGCCGAGGAGTCCGCCGCCGAGGTCGCGGAAGCGATCAACGCCGCCGAGAACCGGATCCGCGACGCCGTCCCGATCGCCCGGGTCATCTACCTCGAGCCCGACATCTACGACGAGGCGGCAGCCGCGGCCGGCTCCAACCCGGGCAAGGCCCCGGCCGGCCCCGGGTCGCCCGACGCACCGGCGGGATCCGGCCACTGA